The Brienomyrus brachyistius isolate T26 unplaced genomic scaffold, BBRACH_0.4 scaffold55, whole genome shotgun sequence genome includes a region encoding these proteins:
- the LOC125724126 gene encoding alpha-2,8-sialyltransferase 8F-like isoform X3 — translation MKMYNPWWRKKEDRSAEFRSNLTNKCNAVSKAIITQANTPVGKKVVYDGEKAKMEEVTRKLFSIFVKVSPFGNVTWETCAVVGNGGILSNSSCGQEIDSAQFVFRCNLPPLGKDFKKHVGNKTNLVTANPSILLEKFEGLTERRRPFVESMASYGDALLLIPAFSYTRNMAVSLRAAYTLEEFQSPARTVFFSPSYLRSLAQFWKEQGLQVPRPSSGLIVASLALELCSEVRLYGFWPYPLHPDTHQTLTNHYYDNQQSMRTVHNMPAEFRHLLRLHSQGVLRVHLGECAARRAMSFYEV, via the exons ATGAAGATGTACAATCCTTGGTGGAGAAAAAAGGAGGATCGCTCTGCTGAGTTTCG CTCTAACCTGACCAACAAATGCAACGCAGTATCCAAAGCCATCATCACTCAGGCGAACACCCCAGTCGGAAAGAAGGTCGTATACGATGGTGAAAAAGCAAAGATGGAAGAAGTAACACGCAAACTCTTCAGCATCTTTGTTAAG GTGTCACCCTTTGGGAATGTGACATGGGAGACATGTGCTGTCGTTGGAAATGGCGGGATCCTCAGCAACAGCAGCTGCGGACAGGAGATAGACTCTGCCCAGTTTGTCTTCAG GTGCAACCTCCCTCCTCTGGGTAAGGATTTCAAGAAACATGTCGGCAACAAAACAAACCTTGTGACAGCCAATCCCAGCATCCTTTTGGAAAA GTTCGAAGGACTCACAGAAAGGCGCCGACCCTTTGTGGAGAGCATGGCTAGCTATGGGGATGCCCTGCTCCTGATTCCTGCATTTTCTTACACGcgcaacatggctgtgtcactgCGTGCTGCCTACACACTAGAGGAGTTCCAAAGCCCGGCACGGACTGTCTTCTTCAGCCCGTCATATTTGCGGAGCCTGGCTCAGTTTTGGAAAGAACAGGGCCTTCAGGTCCCCCGGCCCAGCAGCGGGCTGATTGTGGCCAGCCTGGCACTGGAGCTGTGCAGCGAAGTGAGGCTGTATGGCTTCTGGCCGTATCCACTGCACCCTGACACTCACCAGACTCTCACAAACCATTACTATGACAACCAGCAGAGTATGCGGACAGTGCACAATATGCCTGCCGAATTCAGGCACCTGCTGCGGCTTCACAGCCAAGGTGTGCTTAGGGTTCACCTCGGGGAATGTGCAGCTAGAAGAGCAATGAGCTTCTATGAGGTTTGA